The DNA region TGTTATTTCAGATCCAAACTCTCGAGTTGAGGTTCGACTTCTTTTTTATCACCAACAATAACAGTAGTGAATCTGTCAAGGTCGAGATATTTTTTAACCAATGCCGAAACATCCGCAGGTTTTGTATTGATTATCTTTTGAACATAATTTTTAAGATAATCATCGGAAAGTCCGTGGAAATTGATGAAACTCAACTGACCAATTACGCCTGCACGACTTGAATTTCTAAGAACAAAAATGCCAGCTTCATAGTTTTTGATGCCGTCAAGTTCATTTTCCGATGGAGCCTCATCGCGCAGTCTTTTTATTTCAAACTGAATTTCTTTAATTGCGGCACCTGTAACGCTGCTCGTCACATCAGCTTCCTCACTCCAGAAACCGGAGCGGTATCTTGTCATAACGCTGCTTCCGGGTGAGTAGGTGTAGCCCTTGTTCTCACGAATATTCGAAGTGATGCGTGAACCAAATGAGCCGCCAAGAAGCGAATTCATCACCATAAATGGAACATAGTCGGGCATCGACGGATCGACAGCAGGAATTCCATAAATGATTTTAGACTGTTTCGACCCGGGTCTGTCGACGAGGGAGAATTTCTTTACTCTCTGCGGAACGGCAGGATTCGTAAGAATATCTGCTCCTGCTTTCCACTTTCCGAATGCCTGTTCAACTGCAGCCATTACAGATTTTTCATCGAAAACACCTGAAATGTAAAGGTGTGATCTCCAGGCTCCGAAATTGTCTTCATGATATTTCTTTACCATGTCGACGGTGTAACCCTTCAGAGCTGCTTCCGCTGGTTCGGTAATACCGTATGGATGATCACCGTACACAAGTTTGTAGAGTTCCTTGTCTGCCATTGCATCAGGAGACTTTTGTGAGACAGCAAGATTTGTGAGATAATTACCTTTGATTCTCTCAAAGTCCTTTTGATCAAATTTAGGGTTCATCACCACATCAGCCATCGTTTTCACGAGGTTCGGGGTGAATTCCGAAAGGACATCTGCTCCGAGTTGTGACTGGTCAGTGCCTGCATTTGCAAAAAGTTCTCCACCATAAGCCGCCACTTCTTCTGCAATTGCCTGAGCTGATTTGGATTTTGTTCCTTCAAGTAGAAGATCTGCTGCGAAATCCGATATCCAAACCTGTCCTGCAGGCTCATTCAAACTTCCGGTTCTGACAATCAGTCTTACAGTTGCTTTTGGAGTCTGACCATAAGGTACAAGAGTAACCTTCATCCCGTTTCTGAGAGTAACAGTTTTATATGAAGGGACGGTAAAATTCTTCGGCGTACCGCCAACAGGTGGCTGTTCTTTTTGTGCAAAAAGAGGACCTGAAAGAAGAAAAGCTGCCAAAACGAGTGATAATATTTTCATTTTCATATTGCTGTCTCCTTATTTCGCTGCTTTTGCATCAAGTTTGATAATAGTCCTGTTACTTGATCTCAAATATTCCTTTGCGGTTTTTTGGATCAGTTCAGGCGTCACCTTTTTGAAGGAGTCTTCAATGGTATTAATCTTTCCCGGATCATCATTGAAGAGTGCATAACAAGCGAGAAGGTCGGCAAGTCCGAAACCAAAAGTTCCTTCCACTACATCGTAGAGGTTGGAACGCATTTTTACAAGTGCTCTGGAAATTTCATCTTTTGCCAAAGGTTTCTCGATAACACCTTTCACAACTTCATCCACTGAAGCAATGATTTCTTCAGGAGTAACATTGCTTTCATGCAGAAGGTAGAAATCCCACAGCATTGGTCCGTTATAGTTGAACATGTTTCCGAGTCCGGAATTAATTCCGCCATACACACCGGAATAATATCCTTTTTCGGAAATCAGTTTCTGATAAAGTCTGCTGTCCTGTCCCTGAAGAAGTACCTGATCGATGATTCCCATCGCAAAATATTCAGGTGTCCCGACTGCCGGCATTTTATAGCCAAAAGCAATTGCCGGTTTGTTGGCGAGCGAATCAACCTTCACAGAGATTCTTTCTTTTTCCTGTCTCGGTTCTGATATGTCGGGGAGTTTTTGTTGTTTCCCGGCAGGAATTTTTCCGAAGTACTTCTTTACAAATTCCTTCGCTTGAGGTTTTTCAAAATCACCGGTGATAACGAGAGCAGCGTTATTTGGTATGTAATATTTGCTGAAAAAGTCCTTTACATCTGCAAGGGTGGCAGCATCGAGGTCTTTCAGGTCACCGTAAAAGTTGTGGGCATTATACCAGTTTACATTTGCAGCCTGAGGAAGATCGAGCCACGGGAAACCACCGTAAGGTTGATTCAGTACATTTACCTTCACTTCATTTGTTACCACACCCTGCTGATTCACGAGATTATCCTGTGTGATATCAAGTCCCGACATTCTGTCAGCTTCCGCCCAGAGGATTGTTTCAAGCTTATGTGACGGCACGATTGCGAAGTAATTTGTAAAGTCGAATCTTGTGGAGCCGTTAAGGATTCCACCGTTTGACTGAACAAGTTTTATAAATTCCATTTTACCCAGATTTTTCGATCCCTGAAACATCATGTGTTCAAAAAGATGCGCAAAACCTGTCCTGTCTTTCGGCTCAATTCTGAATCCGATGTTGTAGTAGACAGCCACTGTAACCACGGGTGCGGTCTTGTTCTGAGAGAGAACCACCTTAAGCCCGTTGTCAAGTTTGTAATATTCGTAGTCAACCTTTAGCTGTGCGGACACACTTCCGGCAACCAGAAAGAGAAAGAGAAACAGATAACTTTTATATCTGTCCATTAAGACCTCCATTATTTTCTAGAATGTTTAGTACAAAGTTAAAATTTAGTGAAGAATAATTCCAGATTAAAATCAATAGTGACAGAAGGATTTATTTTGTGTGGAATGGTTTTTATGTATCAGAAGGATCAATTATTGGAGGGAGCCTGCTGACGGGATTTGTTTATAATAAAATATTTCGATATTATTCAGTTCATTCTCAAAATTTTTAATCATGACACAAAACACTGACTCAAACGCCGAATCCCTTTTCAAAGCCGCCCGGAAGGGTGACAAGTACGCC from Bacteroidota bacterium includes:
- a CDS encoding insulinase family protein — encoded protein: MKMKILSLVLAAFLLSGPLFAQKEQPPVGGTPKNFTVPSYKTVTLRNGMKVTLVPYGQTPKATVRLIVRTGSLNEPAGQVWISDFAADLLLEGTKSKSAQAIAEEVAAYGGELFANAGTDQSQLGADVLSEFTPNLVKTMADVVMNPKFDQKDFERIKGNYLTNLAVSQKSPDAMADKELYKLVYGDHPYGITEPAEAALKGYTVDMVKKYHEDNFGAWRSHLYISGVFDEKSVMAAVEQAFGKWKAGADILTNPAVPQRVKKFSLVDRPGSKQSKIIYGIPAVDPSMPDYVPFMVMNSLLGGSFGSRITSNIRENKGYTYSPGSSVMTRYRSGFWSEEADVTSSVTGAAIKEIQFEIKRLRDEAPSENELDGIKNYEAGIFVLRNSSRAGVIGQLSFINFHGLSDDYLKNYVQKIINTKPADVSALVKKYLDLDRFTTVIVGDKKEVEPQLESLDLK
- a CDS encoding insulinase family protein, coding for MDRYKSYLFLFLFLVAGSVSAQLKVDYEYYKLDNGLKVVLSQNKTAPVVTVAVYYNIGFRIEPKDRTGFAHLFEHMMFQGSKNLGKMEFIKLVQSNGGILNGSTRFDFTNYFAIVPSHKLETILWAEADRMSGLDITQDNLVNQQGVVTNEVKVNVLNQPYGGFPWLDLPQAANVNWYNAHNFYGDLKDLDAATLADVKDFFSKYYIPNNAALVITGDFEKPQAKEFVKKYFGKIPAGKQQKLPDISEPRQEKERISVKVDSLANKPAIAFGYKMPAVGTPEYFAMGIIDQVLLQGQDSRLYQKLISEKGYYSGVYGGINSGLGNMFNYNGPMLWDFYLLHESNVTPEEIIASVDEVVKGVIEKPLAKDEISRALVKMRSNLYDVVEGTFGFGLADLLACYALFNDDPGKINTIEDSFKKVTPELIQKTAKEYLRSSNRTIIKLDAKAAK